The following nucleotide sequence is from Nesterenkonia xinjiangensis.
CGCCGGCTTCACGAGCATCTCGGCTATCGCACTCCTGCTGAGGTCGAGGCCGAGTACCATGACCACCATCAGCGAGAGGCTGCTCTCGCTACCGCTTGACGGAACGAAACCCAGGACGGTTCAATGAGCTGCTAGCTGGAACCTGGCAGAGGTCTAGCGCGCTCCGTCAGCGGACATCGAAGCTGAGGTGAGTGGCGAGTGGAGAGGCGACGACTTCGGCCTGCCTCAGTGCCAGGGGCGCACCCACGAGATCGAACAGTCGCGTCCCCGATCCCATGATGACGGGCGAGAGATGGATGCGTAGTCGATCGACCAGTCCGGCCACGAGTGCGGTGTCGATGACCTCGGCTCCGCCCATGATGACGACCTCACGGTCACCTGCCAGCCGGCGGGCTTCGCTCACCGCCGCATCGATTCCCTCAGTGACGAAGATGAATCCCTCCGCATGGCGAGTCTCCTCCGGCGCGGAGTGCGTGAGGACGACCACTGGCGGTCGCTCCGGGACATCATGATCGTACGCATAGTTGATCGTGTCGTCCCAGCCGTTCGGGCCGTCGACGAAATCGAAGGTCCGGCGGCCCATGACCACCGCTCCGGCCCTTTCTCCACCCTGCTCGAGGACCTTGCGGTCCTCAGGCGACTCCGCCGAGCGGAAGACCCATTCCTGGATGGCCTCACCGCCGGCGCCCAAGCCGCTCTCACGGCTCGGATGCGGTCCTGTGACATACCCGTCCAGGGACATGCTGATGTCCGCACTGACAAAGCTCATGGCGATCCTTCTCTGGGTCGTGGTTCTGGCAGATGGTGGGCCTGTTGGCTCACTGCTCGACGATGACGTCCTGGCCGTCCTGCACGGCCGCTGCGAGCGAATTGTCGAAGGCACGTGGAGTCATCTCGAGGGAGAGGACTCCACTCGACGTCACGGTGCTCTGCTCGATGCGCATCGCGGAGGCGGGACCGTCCGTGCCGAAGACACGCGAGCCCCCTCCGACGACTGCGGGCGCCACCAGGAAACGGTAGATGTCGACGAGGCCCGCCTCGTGCAGCGTCCGGGCCAGGTGGATGCTGCCGTGGACCTGCAGCTCGAGATCGTCGTCGGCCTCTCTGAATCGGGCGATCTCCTTGAGGAACCCCTCACCGAGGATCGTGCTGGAGTCTTCCCAGACCGTTCCCAGCGGGGACGAGGTGACCACGTACTTGCGGAGATTGTTGATCTTCCAGGCCACGGCATCTGCCGGATCGGTGACGTGGGGCCAGTGGGAGGCGAAGGTGTCGAACGTGCGTCGCCCCAGCAGCAGGGCGCCGCAGCGCTGGTACCACGAGTTGACCGCCTGGCCGCAGCCCTCATCGAAGAACGGCATGAGCCATCCCCCGCGGGTGAAGTCGCCGCGGGTGTCCTCGTCCGCACTGCCTGGACCCTGGCTGACTCCGTCCAACGTGGTGAACAGGTTGATGCTGAGTTTCATGATGGAACGCCCTTCAGGGATCGTCGTGGGATCGGGTTCGTCGAGTCATGCCACGGTGGTGACGTCGTCGAGGGGCACGTGGAACGCCTGGAGAAAGGTCACCAGCTCCGTGTCGGACCCTTCGATCTCGAGTGCACCGGAGGAGATCGCCTCCGCCGGTGAGAGCCGCCCGGCCAGGAGCAGCCTCAGCTGCGGTCCGGCGTGGATGGTCAGATCCGGATCGGATTCGGGAAGACCGGTCTTGATGACGACCTCCTCGCCGTCGACCATGGCCCAGGCCGTCACCGGGCCGGCATGGATCAGATAGGTCCTGGGGGTCGTGATGACCCCGGGCCGGTAGGCCGCCCGCAGCGCAGCGGCCAGCGATGAACTCGTGATGACGTCCTCCGGTGCGGGCACGCTCATGCGCTGGGCCCCCCATCGTCCGAGACTGTCGAGGATCGGCGTGAGCTCGGCCCCGTACCGAGTGAGCGCGTAGAGCACTCCCCGTCCGGGCTGCTTCGCGGGCCGCCGCTCCACGATGTCCATCTGCTCCAGCTCCCGCAGGCGGGTGGTGAGCACGCTCGTCGGAACTCCAGGGAGGCCCTCGTGGAGTTCCTTGAATCGCCGCGACCCCACGCTGAGATCACGCACGATCAGGAGCGC
It contains:
- a CDS encoding winged helix-turn-helix transcriptional regulator, coding for MTKDYGQFCGLAKAARVLGERWALLIVRDLSVGSRRFKELHEGLPGVPTSVLTTRLRELEQMDIVERRPAKQPGRGVLYALTRYGAELTPILDSLGRWGAQRMSVPAPEDVITSSSLAAALRAAYRPGVITTPRTYLIHAGPVTAWAMVDGEEVVIKTGLPESDPDLTIHAGPQLRLLLAGRLSPAEAISSGALEIEGSDTELVTFLQAFHVPLDDVTTVA
- a CDS encoding dihydrofolate reductase family protein; translated protein: MKLSINLFTTLDGVSQGPGSADEDTRGDFTRGGWLMPFFDEGCGQAVNSWYQRCGALLLGRRTFDTFASHWPHVTDPADAVAWKINNLRKYVVTSSPLGTVWEDSSTILGEGFLKEIARFREADDDLELQVHGSIHLARTLHEAGLVDIYRFLVAPAVVGGGSRVFGTDGPASAMRIEQSTVTSSGVLSLEMTPRAFDNSLAAAVQDGQDVIVEQ
- a CDS encoding dihydrofolate reductase family protein, coding for MSFVSADISMSLDGYVTGPHPSRESGLGAGGEAIQEWVFRSAESPEDRKVLEQGGERAGAVVMGRRTFDFVDGPNGWDDTINYAYDHDVPERPPVVVLTHSAPEETRHAEGFIFVTEGIDAAVSEARRLAGDREVVIMGGAEVIDTALVAGLVDRLRIHLSPVIMGSGTRLFDLVGAPLALRQAEVVASPLATHLSFDVR